The Deltaproteobacteria bacterium DNA window TTTTCAGGTTACGAATAATGCTCGAGGCTGTCTCATTCTTGCTGGCCATCATGTTGGACAGGAGCATCAGCATGTTTTTCCGCTGATCCACCAGCGACTGAATCTGGATCATCGTGAGCTCGCTGTTGGAGTTCAACCCCGCCAGCTTTTCCTGCCTGGATTCTACGGTGGCGGTGAGGGCCTCTTTGGTGACGTAAAGATAACCTCCGCTGGAGATAATGCTGTTCTTATCTACCCCCAACTGGAGGAGTTTGTCGCGTTCGACCTGTGTAATCATGACTGCATCCTGACCGTTCGTTGACTCGTTATTTATCGTTGTCTTTGCATTAATGCCTTGAAGAACGGAAATCTCCCCCCGCACTTCCTGTTTTTGGGCCAGCTGATCCTGCATATTGGCCGAAATATCGGCCAATTGCTGGTTGAAGTCGGCTATCAGCGAAACGCCGACGGTCTGTTCCAACCCGGTTTCGCTGACTCCTCCACCCAGGCTGGTTTCGCCGTTTATACCCTGGAATCTTACTTGATCTAAAGAGACTGTGGTCATATTGATTCTCCTTTATTCGTTTATTCGTTAAACTCTCAATGCTCCTATCATCTGCAAATTTATCGGCCGGTAAGCGCCGCGCCGCTCGGCGGAACGGACCTTGGAGGCCTGTTTGGCCTTGTTATAGGCCGCGTTCCACTTTTCCGGCGGGATGTTCAGCGACTTCACATGCCTGTTGACCGCCGAAAAGAACTGCTCCGGCGTGCAGTGAAGATCTTTCCAAACCCAGTGGCCCCGAAACGCCTTTTCTTCCTTTTCCAACAGGGCCAACGCCTCTTCCGCTTTATCAACGACTTGTTGTGTCTGCCCGTTCATCATGGCTTTTGTATATTCAAATATCGTGCCAAGTACGGCAGGGGCTAGGGTTTAGGGTGTAGGGTCTAGGGAAAACAAGGAGTTAGCTTTCCCTCTCCCTGACCATCCCCCCAAATGGGGGAGGGGAATTAGGCGCAAACCGTCCGAAAATCGGACGGTACCGTCCGATTTTCGGACGGTCGTAATTTAATCCTCCTCATTTTCTCATCAATCCAGCACTCCTTGGGAACCGTATCGAGAAATTCCAGCAAAAGTCTCACATAGCCATGATCAAGGGGGAGTGCACTATTGCCTGGGGGCAAAACGCACACTCAAGCAACATGCCAAAAGCGGTTTTAATTTTTTTGGATTGGCGCGCCCGAAAAATCAACGGGTTGGAGGAAGATTGCTTGTGATTGCGGAATAAGATGATTGAGGAAACGTCTATTTTTCGGACGGTTGTAATAAATTTACTCAATTTTATTTATTAGAAATTACGCCGTTTTTAACAACCGGAGGGTTTCTTCGACCAAGTAGAGCGGCAATGAAACAAGATTGAATTCGGCTGACTTTACCGTTCCCCCTTCGAGGGTTTGATGACGGACCTTTTGCGTGGAGGGGAGGTTCAAATCGAAGCGGCAGGCGACAGGCGTTTTTTTCTTGAGGACAAACTGCTGAAGGGATTTCAAACCGCCGCTTGTTCCGGCTTTGACCTCGATGGGAAAAATCCGGTCTCCGACCGCCGCCGCAAAATCAACCTCCGCATTGGACGTTTTTCCCTCCCGGAGCCAATAGGTCAGATCGGGACTTTCGAGCCCTTCGTGGCGATAAGCCAGGTGTTGGGCGATAAATTGTTCGGCCAATACCCCTTCATTGACCAGGCGGGTTTCGTCCATTCGGGATAAATCGCCCCATTCCATGCCGCAGAGGTAATTAAACAGGCCGACGTCGAGGAAAAATAATTTAAATACGTGCGGGTCGGCGGAGGCTTTGAGGGGAACGCCGGAACAGGCGCTGTGATGCGCCGGCAGGAGGAGGCGCGCCTTGACCAAAAGATCGATGGCCAGCCTTAAGGATTTGGACTGTTCCTCGCGCGAAATTTGGGAGTACTTGACCTTACAGCCGATGATTTTCGGAAGCGCGCCCAAGACGCTGTGCAGGCGGTTTAATTCGGAGGCCTGGCGGGTGTATTTGGCAAAATCGTCCTCGTAGGTGTTCATCACGGAGCGATGCACCCTTTGCGCTTCCGTCAGGCTTGCCGATTGGGAATAAACCAGCACCGCCTCCGGCATGCCCCCCACAAACAGATACTCCCGTTGCCGCAACAAAAGCCTCTCGTGCGCCATTTCGGGCAGGGCGCCGCCGAGACGGTATCCTTCGAGATATCCAACCAGGGATTCGTCGTTTTGCGCCAGCAAAAATTCCTTGAACGTCATGGGGCCCAGATGAAAAAACTCAATGCGCCCCACCGGCATGGAAAAGCCATGCCGGGCCAGAACGAATTCCAAAAGGGATCCCGCGGCGACAATGGGAAGCTCCGGCATGTCCTCGTGGAGGTAGCGCAGGGCCGGAATGGCGTCGGGGGTGGCCTGAATTTCGTCCAAAAACAAAAGCGCCTCTTTGGCATGAACGTTTTTTCCGCTGGCCGCCTCGATTTCGGCCAGAATTTTTTTACCGTCGTTTGTTTTGAAAACCGGGTTGAGCCTCAAGTTTCTTTCGAGATTGATTTCGATGAGATCGAATCCCCCGGAGGCGGCAAAATTCCGGACCAGGGTGGATTTCCCCACCTGCCGCGCCCCCCTCAAGATAAGGGGTTTCCGGCGTGGCCGCCCGAACCATTCAACGAGGAACTTTTCAGAAAATCGCTTCATACTAAAGGGCACCTCTAAAAACTATCTTCTACTGCAAAAACATGCTCTGGCCTGCAACTGCGTCGGATTTCACAAAAAGTCCTCAACGTAGCGCTTTGGCTACGTCTGCGGGCTTTTTGCTCATCCTCCTTGTTTCGGCTCAGATCATGTTTTTTCGTAACGAACATAGTTTTTAGAGGCGCCCTAAATTACACAGCAAACCGCTTATTATACACAACGACATTTCAAACTGCCGATAACTCCCCCCACCCCCCCTCTGTTTCCGCCAAAGGCGGATCAGCCTCTGGCTGAAAGAGGGGGAGAAGGGGGAGTTATGTCGTTACGTATATAAAACAGACCTGTAAATCAGTAAAACAGATACTAAAACATAGGTCTATTTTAGTCAATAGCCTAAGAAACCTTGTTAATCCTCCTCATTTTCCTCATCAATCCAGCACTCCTTGGGGACCGTATCGAGAAATTCCAGCAAAAGCCTCACATAGCCATGATCAAGGGGAAGCGGCGGCGGGGTTACTTGCGTGGAACTCCAGTCGACCAGAAAGAATTCGTCCTTCGATTCCCGCCGGATGGCGTCGGAGCGGGACTTCCAAGGCTCGTCATCGAATGAGGGGCAGGAGACCGCATCCGAAGGCGTTGTCCCGCGGATAGGCCCGGCCCGGCTCGGTTCCACTTCGGCGGAAAAATTTTCCGCTTCGGCAACCGTTTGGTCGGGGCGATTTGTCCACCAGAGTATTTTGAATTTCGACATGGGCTCTCCTTAAAAAATCCCGGGCACTATTGCCTGGGGGCAAAACGCACATTCAAGAACCATGCCAAAAGCGGGTTTAATTTTTTTGGATTGGCGCGCTCGAAAAATCAACGGGTTGGAGGAAGATTGCTTGCGACTGCGGAATAAGATGCTTGAGGAAACGTCTATTTTTCGGACGGCGCCGTCCGAAAATCGGACGGTCGTACGCAGGCACTCGGCGTCTACTCACTTACGCACTGTCTTTTATAAACACCCATCCGCCGACAGGTCGCTCCCCGCCAGCGCCTCGACGGCGCAGTAGGAGTTTCGGATTTCCT harbors:
- a CDS encoding ATP-binding protein, giving the protein MKRFSEKFLVEWFGRPRRKPLILRGARQVGKSTLVRNFAASGGFDLIEINLERNLRLNPVFKTNDGKKILAEIEAASGKNVHAKEALLFLDEIQATPDAIPALRYLHEDMPELPIVAAGSLLEFVLARHGFSMPVGRIEFFHLGPMTFKEFLLAQNDESLVGYLEGYRLGGALPEMAHERLLLRQREYLFVGGMPEAVLVYSQSASLTEAQRVHRSVMNTYEDDFAKYTRQASELNRLHSVLGALPKIIGCKVKYSQISREEQSKSLRLAIDLLVKARLLLPAHHSACSGVPLKASADPHVFKLFFLDVGLFNYLCGMEWGDLSRMDETRLVNEGVLAEQFIAQHLAYRHEGLESPDLTYWLREGKTSNAEVDFAAAVGDRIFPIEVKAGTSGGLKSLQQFVLKKKTPVACRFDLNLPSTQKVRHQTLEGGTVKSAEFNLVSLPLYLVEETLRLLKTA